Proteins co-encoded in one Quercus robur chromosome 8, dhQueRobu3.1, whole genome shotgun sequence genomic window:
- the LOC126695229 gene encoding fasciclin-like arabinogalactan protein 7 has product MKNMESPMIFIVCSALLLLCTSTAYAQTAKSPPISPTPTPSPAPAPAPEYVNLTDLLTVAGPFQTFLTYLQSTKVLDTFQNQANNTEEGVTIFVPTNSAFSSLKKPSLSNLTQDQLKSLLLFHGLPHFYSLADFKNLTQLSPVPTFAGGQYTLNFTDVSGVAKISSGWSNTKVSSSVHSTDPVAIYQVDKVLLPEAIFGTDIPPTPAPAPSPDIAPAADTPSGTTSGGKASTTSSPSNSSYKMISWGIWSQLVLALSGVLVLFL; this is encoded by the coding sequence ATGAAAAACATGGAATCTCCAATGATTTTTATTGTCTGCAGTGCCCTGCTTCTTCTGTGTACTTCAACAGCTTATGCTCAGACTGCTAAATCTCCCCCAATAAGCCCAACCCCAACCCCAAGCCCAGCACCAGCACCAGCACCAGAGTATGTCAACCTCACAGATTTACTCACTGTGGCTGGTCCATTCCAAACCTTCCTTACCTACCTGCAGTCCACCAAAGTCCTAGATACCTTCCAAAACCAAGCCAACAACACTGAGGAAGGTGTTACCATATTTGTACCAACAAATAGTGCCTTCTCATCTCTTAAGAAGCCTTCTCTATCCAATCTAACTCAAGACCAGCTCAAGTCACTCTTGCTCTTCCATGGCTTGCCCCATTTCTACAGCTTAGCTGACTTCAAGAACCTTACCCAATTGAGTCCTGTACCCACCTTTGCCGGTGGGCAATACACATTGAACTTCACCGATGTATCTGGGGTAGCAAAAATTAGTTCAGGATGGTCAAACACCAAGGTGAGCAGTAGTGTGCATTCCACTGACCCTGTTGCAATTTACCAAGTTGATAAGGTCCTCCTCCCTGAGGCAATCTTTGGCACTGACATCCCTCCAACCCCGGCTCCAGCACCATCTCCAGACATTGCACCCGCTGCCGATACTCCATCTGGGACAACCAGTGGAGGCAAGGCATCTACAACATCTTCACCAAGCAATTCTTCATATAAAATGATCAGCTGGGGGATTTGGAGTCAGTTGGTTTTGGCACTTTCAGGTGTGCTGGTCTTGTTCTTGTGA